From one Rhopalosiphum padi isolate XX-2018 chromosome 2, ASM2088224v1, whole genome shotgun sequence genomic stretch:
- the LOC132921915 gene encoding putative ammonium transporter 1, producing the protein MSINISTTLMLNQIMATNLELEELKYNIDNMFLVMNGIIVSFMQVGFACLEAGCVQPKNVTNILMKNVLDLFICAISYWLVGYGLAYGGGGCGYYGKEYFAGVGMQSEHNAVWFFQYVFAATAATIISGAVAERCNFIAYIFYSVVISGVTYPIASHWTWSPDGWLLKLGYSDFSGAGTVHLLAGTCSFIAALFIGPRNGRFSTIAPNEYNGHSMPLVATGTLLLISGFLSFNGASLGHITRPGDGIIVANSVANTIFGGSGAAIVILILAKAGLVGESRWPFAMTINAVLNGMVSVCGGVNEYTHLSAMMVGMIGCIIYLVLQWVVPRLKVDDPLETTAVHFGGGLWGVIATPLFVKGGFWNNPNSMPLLKSNLIGAVSIILWSVVNSAILFGFLKVFDLLRVSADKEIIGLDMSLHKEQAYPVTNISIENGHKMNNNKTTVIRHAYDNVAMQHTLQQ; encoded by the exons atgtctataaatattagCACTACACTTATGTTAAACCAAATAATGGCCACTAACCTGGAATTGgaagaattaaaatacaacatcGACAATATGTTTTTAGTTATGAATGGAATAATTGTATCCT TTATGCAAGTCGGATTTGCATGTTTAGAAGCTGGATGTGTGCAGCCCAAAAACGTGACTaacattttgatgaaaaatgtattggatttat tCATCTGTGCCATATCGTACTGGCTGGTCGGATATGGGTTGGCGTATGGTGGCGGTGGTTGTGGATATTACGGCAAGGAATACTTTGCGGGTGTCGGCATGCAGTCGGAACATAACGCCGTGTGGTTCTTCCAATACGTGTTCGCTGCGACAGCAGCAACCATCATATCGGGAGCTGTGGCCGAGAGGTGCAATTTCATCGCCTACATATTCTACAGCGTTGTCATATCGG GTGTGACGTATCCAATTGCCTCGCACTGGACTTGGTCACCCGACGGTTGGTTACTGAAATTGGGGTATTCCGATTTTTCCGGGGCAGGGACTGTGCACTTGCTAGCGGGCACCTGTTCGTTCATCGCAGCCTTGTTCATCGGCCCCCGGAACGGACGTTTTAGTACCATCGCTCCGAACGAATACAACGGACACTCGATGCCG ctagtgGCCACCGGGACTTTATTGCTCATATCAGGATTCCTGTCGTTCAACGGTGCGTCCCTGGGCCATATTACCCGACCTGGTGATGGAATCATAGTGGCAAATAGCGTAGCCAACACCATTTTTGGTGGCAGTGGTGCGGCAATAGTGATACTGATTTTGGCCAAAGCTGGTCTGGTTGGCGAGTCTAGGTGGCCGTTTGCGATGACCATCAATGCCGTTTTGAACGGAatg GTCTCGGTGTGCGGAGGTGTCAACGAATACACACATTTATCTGCAATGATGGTTGGCATGATtggttgtattatttatttagtgttgCAATGGGTTGTTCCCCGTTTAAAag tggATGATCCGCTAGAAACAACTGCCGTCCATTTTGGAGGTGGATTATGGGGAGTAATAGCTACACCGCTTTTTGTGAAAGGAGGATTTTGGAACAACCCAAATTCTATGCCA TTATTGAAATCGAATCTAATCGGCGCcgtatcaattattttatggtcAGTAGTAAACAGTGCAATATTATTCGGATTCCTTAAAGTGTTTGACCTACTCCGAGTGTCTGCAGACAAAGagattatag GTTTGGACATGAGTCTTCATAAGGAACAAGCATACCCAGTGACTAACATTTCTATTGAAAATGGACATAAAATGAACA aCAACAAAACCACAGTCATCAGACACGCCTACGATAATGTGGCAATGCAACACACCCTCCAACAGTGA
- the LOC132921178 gene encoding vitamin K epoxide reductase complex subunit 1-like protein 1 yields the protein MVQLGTINMIIKAYALIGFCVSAYALYVEISLENDPDFEPLCDLRKYVKCSPAFISPYAKGFGIVRYIFGENSAFNVPNGLTGMLFYVLSFILSCSDRHKIVNVHYYLAIMSNVSTFYLASVLVFIVRELCLVCLTTYFINAISLLCVSSKRRQLLSLSTDHKSCKAD from the exons ATGGTCCAGCTCGGTACGATCAACATGATCATCAAGGCGTACGCGTTGATCGGCTTTTGTGTTTCCGCATACGCGCTGTACGTGGAAATCTCACTGGAGAATGATCCGGATTTCGAGCCGCTGTGTGACCTCAGGAAGTACGTCAAATGTTCTCCAGCATTTATTTCAcc atACGCCAAAGGTTTTGGGATCGTCAGATACATATTCGGGGAAAATTCCGCTTTCAACGTGCCTAACGGACTCACTGGAATGTTATTCTACGTCCTGTCGTTCATCCTGA GTTGTTCGGACAGGCATAAAATCGTAAACGTCCACTACTACCTGGCGATCATGTCCAACGTTTCCACGTTTTACTTGGCTTCCGTGTTGGTGTTCATCGTTCGGGAATTGTGCTTAGTTTGCTTGACCACATACTTCATAAATGCTATAAGTCTGTTGTGTGTGTCGTCCAAACGGCGTCAATTGTTGTCGCTATCTACGGACCATAAATCCTGCAAGGccgattaa